Part of the Marasmius oreades isolate 03SP1 chromosome 5, whole genome shotgun sequence genome is shown below.
AAAATCAAACTCGATCCTCGGTATAACACAAACCAGTCCCGCTCTTTACCCATTCGTAAGGATGATGAAGTGAGGATTGTACGAGGAAAATACAAGGGACGGGAGGGCAAGGTCACACAGGTGTACAGGAAGAAATGGGTGATACACGTTGAGCGTGTCCAGAGGGACAAGTCGAATGGTGCGACTGCGTCGATTGGTATTCACCCCAGCAACGTCGTTATCACCACGATCAAGTTGGACAAGGACAGGTGTGTTATTGCTCTATGTATGGTTTGTATGGATGACTTCACGTCCATATCCCTCAGGCGTGCAATCCTCGACAGGAAAAACCGAAACAAGTCTGGTCAAGACGTTGAGATGGTCGACGTACGTCTTTCTATTTCCTGTATAACGTCTCAGTCTAACTTTGCCTCAGTAATGGTATGGAGGGTTTCCGTTTATTCTACCTTGTCTTCACGTATGTGTCTATGGTGTCTTCCCTTATGTCGCACGAGATATGCAACGCAGGTGATTGGCCTCGCTGGAACATGAAAATACACGCATCTTCGAAAGAACCTGATGAATTTAGTGATGGTTATAACAACTCCGCAGAGACCGAGTCTTTTAAAACTCCGCCAGAGCCTGAGATCAAATTTATTGACAACTTCAGTTGATGTATCAGTCCACATGAGCTACTTACTTATGTTACTATACCTCGTGCCCCGACGCCTCCTCAAAGCTGTACCTCGTATGGAATATAAAGATATCACGGGCGCCCTTCAGTTCTTCTCTCCGGACTATGAGGACGCTGGGTCTTAACTCGGTTCTTCTGCTGGTGGCCATCGCTTTCCCTAGTGTCATTTCGCAAGCACAACCTCCGCCTGCGAAATGTGACCCAGCTACTGGATTCGACTGGGTAACTGTAGACCTATAATACACTCTCCGACTCCTCTGATCCGTCTCCTTAGGCCTTCAACTCCAAGGGTCAAAGTCCGTGCGATGTAGCAAGCTATCTGGCCAGTGTATGCAACGCTGGGCGTGAGTCCTTCCATAATAGTTCAATGTTCATAGTTCACGAACCTGACCGAAACTCGATATAGAATTTGAAGTCCCAGCCATAAATGCTACACAAACGTACTTGGGCCCTACCTTACAAACTGCAAACCCATGTCGCTGCAATACTGTTTTCTACTCGTTACTGAGTGCTTGCGCCGCTTGCCAAAACCGAAACTACAGCTACCTCAAGTACGTAACTTGAATGCGCTTCAAAGTGTGTATTAACATTCTCCGCAGATGGTCGCTTTGGAGTACTAATTGTTCTTCCGTCCACACAAAGTCTGTCCCCATTGTCCTTCCGCTTTATTTATCTCTGAACATGCTCCCTAGCTTTCCAGAGGATATTCCATCTGGGACGGCAGTTCCGAGTTGGGCCTACATCGATATAACGGTGCGTCATCGCTTTTCAGTATCCCACAAGCTCATATTCAAATTCCTGTTCCAGTCCTCTGACGCATTTGATCCAATCCGTGCAAAATCGTCTGCCAGTCAGTACTAGTAGTCCTGGTATCACCGCCTTGTTGAATTCTAATCACAGATGGCGCCGAGTCTACCGGAACACCTAAACCCACTGCA
Proteins encoded:
- the RPL26A gene encoding 60S ribosomal protein L26A (BUSCO:EOG09265DAV) translates to MKYNADVSSSRRKARKAHFDAPSSIRRKIMSSALSRELRTKYQSRSLPIRKDDEVRIVRGKYKGREGKVTQVYRKKWVIHVERVQRDKSNGATASIGIHPSNVVITTIKLDKDRRAILDRKNRNKSGQDVEMVD